A single region of the Maniola jurtina chromosome 6, ilManJurt1.1, whole genome shotgun sequence genome encodes:
- the LOC123865889 gene encoding teneurin-m isoform X4: MYYTQGLGRLHPYGSGSGSSSGSGRRRTRRGLSDSPTAPTTPTSASDNASDATLTDSELPLARDSTLLVQNGMLRSTYDRPDHERCLLEGTRPPPDVPPRNPTMSRLNGRITGNPADLVDFEPSCLVRTPSGNFYVPSGDIQKNPSMDYKSNSSCSSPGKQEKGTLERMDRSDRHPAFGVPVPVLPVRNNLRATHFPPAASRFHFRKGLSSRCSWKCTAIVFIVLFVLLLSIASYMSASYFTDNWSYQNAKPCSVLVGDTTDKFPASKATTLESANKSLARPHQSSTSSATGKGESHSRPRRSVDGHASLPSVSSTDSFTVDVHELITSPSVTTSSLVHGVSTEEADQQTEVTMVSNDASVSSSVGVSVYTGDLTINNTTLEQITTPLQNNDTTETTRETTKTTSTTPKYESKIKTERKADQPPEIELKNSNKVAYEPEDMQGDSFPSIYSYGVQKLQYLKLLTRLNAVNEELHIYPNDPNELAADPKKYHYERDRSTPINIETTIPTTFPSTSHSTSAVEQVTNSSFTEKITNPSTASPIFFTTHNTNLKDEHVVEITQSPQSVTNITNVVHTSTATETTSSEPTTLNIATESKTSETVPSAKHVLINLTISADDANNESYKPLYSLTVTVPTVGDSNEIPTVKITPMETKPTMPTNFNKPVTIESPVKTTKTLTNTENWGGSCECSCPVCDASVTMDDFYDEYVEKTTATNKVVSESMPAYNKTNNISTDVTTARESTETTADDSSTAESATDFSTNSDISTTTDDPTLDSSEVSTLDDLTTIESSTAISTESDSLTTTETPKCICPKVKPPPILILEGARTFPAQSFPPDGTTFKQITLGEKLSKEIPPYSYWNMQFYQSEAAYVKFDYMIPRGASIGVYARRNALPTHTQYHFLEVLSGFKARTTRASHPSVKKEVTHYMEQGHWFLSLYNDDGDPQEISFIAMVADDMTHNCPNGCSGKGECLMGHCQCQPGFGGDDCSESVCPVLCSQRGEYINGECQCNPGWKGKECSLRHDECEVPDCNGHGHCVNGKCSCVRGYKGKFCEEIDCPHPTCSGHGFCIEGVCVCKKGWKGLDCATMDKDALQCLPDCSGHGTFDVDTQTCTCHARWSGDDCSKEVCDLDCGPHGRCVGESCVCDSTWTGEYCTSKLCDARCSDHGQCKNGTCLCVSGWNGRHCTLEGCPRGCAGHGQCRVANDGHWECKCFDGWDGPDCTTLKEQICDDSKDNDKDGLVDCEDPECCQSAACKGSQLCVSSPKPTDILLRKQPPAITASFFERMKFLIDEGSLQNYAKQETFNESMFWNHFNTSRSAVIRGRVVTSLGSGLVGVRVSTSTPLEGFTLTREDGWFDLLVNGGGAVTLHFGRSPFKRSTQVVFVPWNEVVIIDEVVMTTLDDKSGMGPPQACLAHDYDAMKPVVLATWKHGFQGACPDKSAILAESQVVQESLQIPGTGLNLVYHSSRAAGYLSTIQLQLTPEKVPATLALIHLRITIEGILFEKTFEADPVIKFTYPWNRLNVYRQRVYGVTTALVKVGYQYTDCKDIIWNVQTTKLSGHDMSISDVGGWNLDIHHRYNFHEGILQKGDGTNIYLKHKPRLIITTMGDGRQRGLDCGNDCSGAAVKQRLLAPVALVAAPDGSIFVGDFNLVRKINTDGTVRTVVKLNATRVSYRYHMALSPLDGTLYISDPESHQIIKVRNTDDFSDPERNWETVVGSGERCLPGDEAHCGDGALARDAKLAYPKGVAVSIDNVLYFADGTNIRMVDRDGIITTVIGNHMHRAHWKPIPCEGTLSVEEVHLRWPTELAINPLDNSLHIIDDHMILQMAPDGRVKVIAGRPLHCPSPLTGYDMELATYATLVMPQSIGFGAAGDLYVAESDSQRINRVRLITTDGKISLYAGAESKCNCLERGCDCFEADHFLASNSKFNTISAVTVSPDGIVHIADQANYRIRSVMASIPDASGAREYEIYAPDTQETYIFNRFGQHVMTKNILTGENNYVFTYTVNTSNGKLSTVTDAAGNKVFLLRDYSSLVNSIENTKGQKCRLKMSRMKMLQELRTPDNFNMTFDYHGTTGLLKAKYDSTGRSYIYKYDEFGRLTSAVTPTGRIINLTFDLSLKGATVLVSENNRKPVSILIKGSSVNTKVGEAETKTIISTDGSISSSMPWGHIISTDTVPYTILSEIDPILGESYPVPAKQRTEVGGDLANRFEWRYFLRRLQSNKGKSSKAVAQIGRKLRVNGENLLTLEYDRDTSTVAVFMDDKVELLNVTYDRMARPVKWGPRSGIFAEVELDYDRFNRLTSWRWGELNETYGYDRAGRLHEIRNGDGSSLAYSFRDMFTSLPLKVTTPRGSDYLLDYDDSGALQNLTTPRGHIHTFALMTSLGYFKYQYFSPMNRHPYEILYNDDGHILAKIFPHQSGKILYVYDTTGKLETILAGASAIRYVYHENTHLVKNVEISDPDYELRQDYKYHAGILKDEKMKFNSKSGLNNAHFKYQYDGNARLSTIDMNINSKEMPQLRLKYNQNLGILEGVSDLRIYRNTFNRSVMQDTSKQYFTITDYDDHGRIKTVLMNIKSFDVFRLELEYDVRNRIKSKKMMIGDTSSNERVSYNYDGHLMEVVGSEDDWKYVFDENGNIIGIIEHGEKRYLGYDIGDRVVQYGDIEFSSYDGRGFVIRRGEQKYRYNSRGQFVHAFERDKFQMWYYYDDRNRLVAWKDDKDNITQFFYTNPQTPNLITHMHYPKTEKTIRFLYDQRDFLTCIETEDQRFYVATDHNGSPLVIFDVNGEIIKEIKRSPFGKIVKDTNSGFYLPVDFQGGIFDYNTNLVYLENRLYDPVVGQWMTPSWEHLATKLTMPTDIFIYRFRNNDPINREQNVPYMTSLSSWLQLYGYDLNKMMGAEYITDMIFQPKTSVTAPQLAPDFGVMSGLQCIIEKVNDKLSDIEFVPTPLLKMEPITRNLLPRVSYKRGVFGEGVLISRVDGKAFISVADGANSVVEDVITTVFNNSYFLDVHFSIHDQDVFYFVKDNSLKIRDDMEELRRLSGKFNVSQDETNDQGLEVRVHAVGKGSAQAVIVLRYGVDPAQERIKLLKHAHKRAASRAWEREKALVAAGWEGRGSWTEEEKEELISHGIVDGWAARDVHSVSRYPQLADDPANIVFVRDGRRKRRKSGRARHRS, translated from the exons GTTGTCTACTCGAAGGAACCCGGCCGCCGCCAGATGTGCCACCTCGTAATCCTACCATGTCCCGATTGAACGGCCGAATCACCGGCAACCCAGCCGACTTAGTCGACTTCGAACCCTCGTGTCTTGTGCGCACCCCTTCTGGAAACTTCTACGTGCCTTCAG GGGACATACAAAAGAATCCGTCTATGGACTACAAGTCAAACTCCTCGTGCAGTAGTCCAGGAAAGCAAGAGAAAGGAACCTTAGAGAGGATGGACAGAAGTGACCGGCACCCCGCCTTCGGCGTGCCCGTGCCTGTCCTCCCCGTGAGGAATAATCTCCGGGCGACGCATTTCCCTCCCGCCGCCTCCCGATTCCACTTCAGGAAGGGCCTCTCCTCGAGATGCTCTTGGAAGTGCACTGCCATCGTGTTTATAGTCTTATTTGTCCTTCTTTTATCTATTGCCTCTTATATGTCAG CATCCTATTTTACTGACAACTGGTCATATCAAAATGCAAAACCCTGTTCAGTATTAGTCGGTGATACAACGGATAAGTTCCCAGCTTCGAAAGCGACGACGCTCGAGTCAGCTAACAAATCTTTAGCGAGACCGCATCAAAGCTCGACGTCGTCTGCCACAGGTAAAGGGGAAAGTCACTCGCGCCCTCGTAGAAGTGTAGATGGGCATGCTTCTTTACCTTCTGTTTCTTCCACGGATTCTTTTACTGTAGATGTGCATGAATTAATCACTTCGCCTTCTGTGACCACTAGTAGCTTAGTGCATGGTGTGTCGACGGAGGAGGCTGATCAGCAAACGGAAGTCACGATGGTTTCTAATGATGCTTCTGTGTCTAGCAGTGTTGGTGTTTCGGTTTATACTGGTGATCTAACAATTAATAACACAACGCTTGAACAAATAACAACACCCTTGCAAAATAACGATACAACGGAGACAACACGGGAGACTACTAAAACGACATCAACAACACCAAAATATGAATCCAAAATTAAAACAGAAAGGAAAGCGGATCAACCACCTGAAATCGAGttgaaaaatagtaataaagtcGCTTATGAGCCTGAAGATATGCAAGGCGATTCATTTCCTTCGATCTACTCATATGGCGTTCAAAAGCTTCAGTATTTAAAATTACTAACGAGACTAAATGCAGTAAATGAGGAATTACATATTTATCCCAACGATCCCAATGAATTGGCAGCTGATCCAAAAAAATACCATTACGAAAGAGATCGAAGCACTCCCATTAATATTGAGACAACTATTCCAACCACTTTTCCGTCAACTTCACATTCCACATCAGCGGTAGAACAAGTAACAAACTCGagttttacagaaaaaataacaaatccATCCACGGCaagtccaattttttttaccacACATAACACTAATCTCAAAGACGAGCATGTTGTTGAAATAACACAGTCCCCACAGAGTGTTACTAACATAACAAATGTTGTACATACTAGCACTGCAACTGAAACTACATCTAGTGAGCCTACAACCCTAAATATTGCTACTGAATCAAAAACTTCAGAAACAGTACCAAGTGCTAAACATGTATTGATTAATCTAACTATATCTGCAGATGATGCTAACAATGAATCCTATAAACCGCTATATTCATTGACTGTAACAGTTCCTACAGTTGGCGATAGTAACGAAATCCCCACTGTAAAGATAACGCCAATGGAGACCAAGCCAACTATGCCTACCAATTTTAATAAACCAGTGACAATTGAGAGTCCTGTAAAGACCACGAAAACATTAACAAATACAGAAAATTGGGGAGGAAGCTGTGAATGTTCTTGTCCCGTATGTGACGCTAGTGTTACTATGGATGACTTCTATGATGAATATGTGGAAAAAACAACAGCAACTAATAAAGTTGTGTCTGAATCAATGCCAGCATATAATAAGacaaataatataagtacagaTGTAACTACAGCTAGAGAGTCAACAGAGACAACAGCGGATGATTCCTCAACAGCGGAATCTGCTACAGATTTTTCTACAAACTCAGACATAAGTACAACTACAGATGATCCTACTTTAGATTCTTCAGAAGTAAGCACTTTAGACGACTTGACAACCATAGAATCAAGTACGGCAATTTCTACAGAATCGGACAGTTTGACAACAACAGAAACTCCAAAATGCATATGCCCCAAAGTAAAGCCTCCACCAATACTTATATTGGAAG gtgCGCGAACGTTCCCCGCGCAATCTTTCCCTCCCGATGGGACGACGTTTAAGCAAATTACTTTAGGTGAAAAATTATCAAAAGAAATCCCTCCATATAGTTACTGGAATATGCAATTTTATCAATCGGAAGCTGCTTACGTGAAATTCGACTACATGATCCCTCGAGGGGCGTCCATAGGTGTTTATGCAAGACGGAACGCTCTGCCGACGCATACTCAATATCACTTCTTAGAAGTCCTAAGCGGATTTAAAGCTCGAACTACGAGGGCTTCACAT CCGTCCGTAAAGAAAGAAGTAACCCACTACATGGAGCAAGGTCATTGGTTTCTGTCACTGTACAACGATGATGGAGACCCTCAGGAGATATCCTTCATAGCCATGGTCGCTGATGACATGACGCACAACTGTCCAAACGGCTGCTCCGGGAAAGGGGAATGTCTGATGGGACACTGTCAATGCCAACCTGGTTTTGGAGGAGACGATTGCAGTGAGA GTGTATGCCCAGTATTATGCAGCCAAAGAGGAGAGTATATCAACGGAGAATGTCAATGCAACCCTGGCTGGAAAGGCAAAGAGTGCTCCTTACGCCACGACGAATGCGAAGTACCGGATTGCAACGGACATGGCCACTGCGTAAACGGAAAATGTTCCTGTGTGAGAGGTTACAAAGGAAAGTTCTGCGAAGAGATCGATTGTCCTCATCCCACTTGTTCAGGCCACGGCTTTTGTATCGAAGGTGTTTGTGTGTGTAAGAAAGGATGGAAAGGGCTGGATTGTGCTACGATGGATAAGGATGCTCTTCAATGCTTACCAGATTGTTCGGGACATGGTACGTTTGATGTTGACACTCAAACGTGCACGTGTCACGCTCGCTGGTCTGGCGATGACTGTTCAAAAG AGGTTTGCGATCTGGACTGCGGTCCACACGGAAGATGCGTTGGAGAATCCTGCGTTTGCGATTCAACTTGGACAGGCGAATATTGCACGTCCAAACTATGTGATGCGCGATGCAGCGACCACGGCCAATGTAAAAATGGCACTTGTCTTTGTGTTTCTGGATGGAATGGACGACATTGCACTTTGGAAGGATGTCCGAGAGGATGTGCGGGGCACGGCCAGTGCAGGGTGGCGAATGACGGGCACTGGGAGTGTAAATGCTTCGATGGATGGGATGGTCCAGACTGCACCACGTTGAAAGAACAAATCTGCGATGATTCTAAGGATAATGACAAAG ATGGCTTAGTAGATTGTGAAGACCCAGAATGCTGTCAAAGCGCCGCGTGCAAGGGAAGCCAGCTTTGCGTCTCATCACCCAAGCCAACAGACATCCTCCTCAGGAAGCAGCCTCCAGCGATCACCGCGTCCTTCTTCGAAAGGATGAAGTTCCTCATCGACGAGGGAAGCCTCCAAAACTACGCTAAACAGGAAACCTTTAACGAAAG TATGTTTTGGAATCACTTCAATACGAG CCGTTCCGCGGTCATAAGGGGTAGAGTGGTCACTTCCTTGGGTTCCGGTTTGGTCGGAGTGAGGGTGTCCACGTCTACGCCCTTGGAAGGGTTTACGTTAACGAGGGAGGACGGTTGGTTCGACCTCTTAGTGAACGGAGGAGGGGCTGTGACTCTTCACTTCGGGAGGTCGCCCTTCAAGCGATCCACACAAGTTGTGTTCGTGCCTTGGAATGAG GTTGTGATAATCGACGAAGTAGTGATGACAACATTGGACGACAAGAGCGGTATGGGACCTCCTCAGGCCTGTCTCGCACATGACTACGACGCTATGAAGCCCGTTGTCCTGGCTACGTGGAAACATGGCTTCCAGGGCGCTTGTCCGGATAAGAGTGCTATACTTGCTGAATCTCAG GTGGTCCAAGAAAGCCTGCAAATCCCAGGAACAGGTCTCAACCTAGTTTACCACAGCTCAAGAGCAGCAGGATACCTCTCCACAATACAACTGCAACTTACTCCAGAGAAAGTCCCAGCAACTTTGGCTCTAATACATCTGAGGATTACCATTGAAGGCATTCTCTTCGAGAAGACCTTTGAGGCAGATCCAGTCATCAAGTTCACATACCCATGGAATAGGCTGAATGTTTACAGGCAGAGGGTATACGGTGTGACGACAGCATTAGTAAAAGTTGGGTACCAGTACACAGATTGCAAGGACATTATCTGGAATGTGCAGACGACGAAATTGAGCGGTCACGATATGAGTATATCTGATGTTGGCGGATGGAATCTGGATATACATCACAGATACAATTTCCATgaag GTATACTCCAAAAGGGAGACGGCACTAACATTTACCTCAAGCACAAGCCTCGCCTCATCATCACCACCATGGGAGATGGGCGTCAACGAGGTTTGGACTGCGGGAACGATTGTTCTGGAGCCGCGGTCAAGCAGAGGCTACTTGCTCCTGTAGCTTTAGTTGCAGCTCCTGATGGTTCCATCTTTGTGGGCGACTTCAATCTTGTTAGGAAAATCAATACTGATGGTACCGTTCGAACTGTTGTCAAATTGAA tGCAACTCGTGTCTCCTACCGATACCACATGGCGTTGTCACCATTAGACGGTACTCTCTACATTTCTGATCCTGAGTCCCATCAAATCATCAAAGTTCGCAACACAGATGACTTTAGCGATCCCGAAAGAAATTGGGAAACGGTTGTAGGCTCTGGTGAGAGATGTCTTCCAGGAGACGAAGCACATTGTGGAGATGGAGCATTAGCAAGAGACGCAAAATTAGCTTACCCTAAAGGTGTTGCTGTTTCCATAGACAACGTCTTATACTTCGCTGATGGTACAAATATAAGAATGGTAGACAGAGATGGCATCATCACAACAGTTATTGGAAATCATATGCATAGAGCTCATTGGAAACCGATTCCATGCGAAGGAACGTTAAGTGTAGAAGAAGTGCATTTAAGATGGCCGACTGAACTCGCTATTAATCCGCTAGATAACAGCTTGCATATAATCGACGATCATATGATTCTACAAATGGCACCAGATGGAAGAGTAAAAGTAATTGCTGGCAGACCTCTCCATTGTCCGTCACCTCTGACAGGCTATGATATGGAGTTAGCAACTTATGCTACACTTGTAATGCCACAAAGCATTGGATTCGGTGCGGCTGGTGATTTGTATGTGGCGGAAAGCGATTCTCAAAGGATTAATAGAGTAAGGCTCATCACCACTGATGGAAAAATCTCTCTCTACGCCGGTGCTGAATCGAAATGCAATTGCTTAGAGAGAGGCTGTGATTGCTTTGAAGCGGACCATTTCCTAGCGTCGAATTCTAAATTCAATACTATCTCAGCAGTAACTGTAAGCCCCGATGGGATCGTACACATAGCTGATCAGGCCAACTACAGAATTCGATCTGTCATGGCAAGCATTCCAGATGCAAGTGGCGCAAGAGAATACGAAATTTACGCACCAGACACGCAAGAAACTTACATATTCAACAGATTCGGCCAGCATGTTATGACCAAAAACATTCTGACTGGCGAAAATAACTATGTGTTCACGTATACGGTTAACACCAGCAATGGGAAACTGAGCACTGTAACTGACGCCGCTGGCAACAAAGTCTTCCTGTTACGAGATTACTCCAGCCTTGTGAATTCAATTGAGAACACCAAAGGTCAGAAGTGTAGACTGAAAATGTCTCGAATGAAAATGCTTCAAGAATTGCGTACACCTGACAACTTCAATATGACTTTCGATTATCATGGCACTACAGGGCTTCTCAAAGCAAAGTATGACAGCACCGGAAGAAGTTATATCTACAAATACGATGAGTTTGGAAGATTGACTTCAGCAGTAACTCCTACTGGAAGAATAATAAATCTTACGTTCGATTTAAGTTTGAAAGGTGCTACTGTTCTCGTAAGTGAAAACAACAGGAAACCGGTTTCGATTCTAATAAAGGGTTCATCAGTAAATACAAAGGTTGGAGAAGCcgaaacaaaaacaataatcTCAACTGATGGAAGCATATCGTCTAGCATGCCATGGGGTCATATCATATCCACCGATACCGTACCATACACGATCCTTTCTGAAATCGATCCCATACTAGGTGAAAGCTATCCTGTACCAGCTAAACAGAGAACTGAAGTCGGTGGTGATTTGGCAAACCGCTTCGAGTGGCGCTACTTCTTACGACGACTACAATCTAATAAAGGAAAGAGCAGCAAAGCGGTTGCACAAATCGGTCGAAAACTGCGAGTGAACGGAGAAAATTTACTGACCCTCGAATATGACAGAGATACATCTACTGTTGCGGTGTTCATGGATGATAAAGTAGAACTATTGAATGTCACTTATGACAGAATGGCACGACCAGTTAAGTGGGGTCCCAGAAGCGGAATCTTCGCTGAAGTCGAACTCGACTATGACAGATTCAATAGACTTACTAGTTGGCGTTGGGGCGAGTTGAATGAGACTTATGGATACGATAGAGCTGGAAGATTGCACGAAATTCGTAATGGAGACGGTTCTTCTTTGGCTTACTCTTTCAGAGATATGTTTACAAGCTTACCATTGAAAGTTACAACTCCAAGAGGAAGTGATTATCTTCTCGATTACGATGACTCTGGCGCGCTCCAAAACCTCACTACACCAAGAGGCCACATCCATACATTCGCTTTAATGACTTCCTTAGGCTATTTTAAGTACCAGTACTTCTCACCAATGAATAGGCATCCATACGAAATTCTGTATAACGACGATGGCCACATTTTAGCGAAGATATTCCCTCATCAATCTGGCAAAATCCTTTATGTATACGATACTACTGGAAAGCTAGAGACTATACTCGCTGGAGCTTCAGCCATTCGATATGTTTACCATGAAAACACTCATCTCGTGAAAAATGTAGAAATATCGGACCCAGACTACGAACTGCGACAAGACTATAAATACCACGCAGGTATCCTAAAAGACGAGAAGATGAAGTTCAACTCAAAGAGTGGTCTCAACAATGCACATTTCAAATATCAATACGATGGCAACGCACGACTTTCTACCATAGATATGAACATCAACAGCAAAGAAATGCCTCAACTGAGATTGAAGTACAACCAGAACCTCGGTATCTTGGAAGGTGTGAGCGATTTGAGAATCTACAGAAACACATTCAATCGTTCAGTAATGCAAGACACGAGCAAACAATACTTCACGATTACGGATTACGATGACCACGGCAGAATCAAAACTGTTCTCATGAACATCAAATCGTTCGACGTATTCCGTCTCGAACTGGAATATGATGTAAGAAATCGAATTAAATCGAAGAAGATGATGATCGGCGACACATCGTCCAACGAACGAGTTAGCTACAATTACGATGGGCATCTCATGGAAGTGGTTGGATCCGAAGATGATTGGAAATACGTTTTCGATGAGAACGGCAACATCATCGGTATTATAGAGCATGGAGAGAAGCGCTATCTTGGCTACGATATTGGCGATAGAGTTGTCCAATACGGCGACATTGAATTCAGCAGCTACGATGGACGGGGTTTTGTCATCAGACGCGGAGAGCAAAAATACCGATACAATTCTCGGGGACAATTCGTTCATGCATTTGAAAGGGACAAGTTCCAGATGTGGTACTATTATGATGATAGGAACAGACTGGTCGCTTGGAAGGACGATAAGGACAATATAACACAATTCTTCTACACAAACCCTCAAACACCCAACCTCATCACGCACATGCATTACCCGAAAACAGAAAAGACGATTCGATTCTTGTACGACCAAAGAGATTTCTTGACCTGCATCGAAACTGAGGATCAACGTTTCTATGTAGCTACAGATCATAACGGATCACCTCTGGTCATATTTGATGTGAACGGAGAAATCATTAAAGAAATCAAACGTAGTCCTTTCGGAAAGATAGTCAAAGATACGAATTCAGGTTTCTACTTACCTGTAGACTTCCAAGGCGGCATATTTGACTACAACACCAACTTAGTTTACTTGGAGAATCGTTTGTATGACCCGGTCGTTGGGCAATGGATGACGCCGAGTTGGGAGCATTTGGCGACCAAATTAACTATGCCTACGGACATTTTCATATACAGATTCAGAAATAATGACCCTATAAACCGAGAGCAAAATGTTCCTTATATGACCAGTTTGTCGAGCTGGCTCCAACTGTACGGTTACGACTTGAATAAGATGATGGGAGCTGAATACATAACTGATATGATATTCCAACCGAAGACATCAGTAACGGCGCCGCAACTCGCTCCCGACTTTGGCGTTATGTCTGGTCTTCAGTGCATCATTGAAAAG GTGAACGACAAACTATCAGATATCGAATTTGTCCCGACGCCTCTACTAAAAATGGAACCAATCACAAGAAATCTTCTACCAAGAGTTTCCTACAAACGAGGTGTATTTGGCGAAGGTGTCCTCATATCCAGAGTGGATGGAAAAGCCTTCATAAGCGTAGCTGATGGCGCAAACAGCGTAGTAGAAGACGTTATAACTACCGTGTTCAACAATTCATACTTCTTGGATGTACACTTTAGTATACACGACCAAGATGTATTCTACTTCGTGAAGGATAATTCTCTGAAGATAAGAGACGATATGGAAGAGCTAAGACGGTTGTCTGGAAAGTTCAACGTATCGCAAGATGAGACTAACGATCAAGGATTAGAG GTTCGAGTTCATGCAGTCGGCAAAGGTTCTGCCCAAGCGGTGATAGTCTTGCGGTACGGAGTGGACCCGGCACAAGAACGCATCAAACTTCTAAAACACGCACATAAGCGAGCCGCCTCTCGAGCGTGGGAGAGAGAGAAGGCGCTAGTAGCCGCCGGCTGGGAGGGTCGAGGGTCCTGGACTGAGGAGGAGAAGGAGGAACTCATTTCTCACGGCATAGTGGACGGATGGGCGGCCCGGGATGTCCACTCCGTGTCCAGATACCCGCAATTGGCCGACGACCCCGCGAACATAGTGTTCGTTCGCGACGGCAGACGGAAACGAAGAAAGAGCGGCCGCGCGCGTCATCGCTCGTGA